A single Corynebacterium resistens DSM 45100 DNA region contains:
- the rpsN gene encoding 30S ribosomal protein S14 encodes MAKKSMIAKNEQRKEIVARYAERRAELKKIIKNPNTSDEDRMEAQWELNRQPRDASPVRVRNRDAADGRPRGYLRKFGLSRVRVRQMAHRGELPGVRKSSW; translated from the coding sequence ATGGCTAAGAAGTCCATGATCGCGAAGAACGAGCAGCGCAAGGAAATCGTCGCCCGCTACGCGGAGCGTCGCGCTGAGCTCAAGAAGATCATCAAGAACCCGAACACCTCTGACGAGGATCGTATGGAGGCGCAGTGGGAGCTGAACCGTCAGCCTCGCGACGCTTCCCCAGTCCGCGTTCGTAACCGTGACGCTGCTGACGGCCGTCCACGCGGTTACCTCCGTAAGTTCGGCCTGTCCCGTGTCCGTGTTCGCCAGATGGCTCACCGCGGTGAGCTGCCAGGCGTTCGCAAGTCCAGCTGGTAA
- the rpsR gene encoding 30S ribosomal protein S18 codes for MKRNNIKKARMEQSRRPKKNPLKAEGIETVDYKNYALLRKFISDRGKIRSRRVTGLTPQQQRQVATAVKNAREMALLPFHSR; via the coding sequence ATGAAGCGCAACAACATTAAGAAGGCGCGGATGGAGCAGTCCCGCCGCCCAAAGAAGAACCCACTCAAGGCCGAAGGCATTGAGACGGTTGACTACAAGAACTACGCTCTCCTGCGCAAGTTCATCTCTGACCGCGGTAAGATCCGTTCTCGCCGCGTCACCGGTCTGACCCCACAGCAGCAGCGCCAGGTTGCTACCGCTGTGAAGAACGCTCGCGAAATGGCTCTCCTGCCATTCCACAGCCGCTGA